The DNA window AAATAGCACGAGGAGCTAATCTCTTCATTCTCTGGCAACCAGGCACTGATGTGATCCTGTCAAGCAGCAGACTGAGACCAAAGGGATACTACGTGTGGCCCGTCAAAACACTGCTGCCGCGACTGCTTTTCTATATTTGTGGCTCATCCATCCCATAATCCCCATGTAGTGAGAGCCACACCGCTGAGTGCACATACGGACCCCGCACGGCAGGCACTCTCAAGTCAATCTCCCTCGGTTTTCCCACGCTGACTTCCACAGGTGCCATGTGTAATCTTCCTGTTCCAttcttcaaacacacaaacactcaaacgCACAAACAGAAACGTGCAAAAGCTTTCCCGTACTGAGTAGTGTGGATTAAGGGAGAGTGGTTGCAGAGAGCCACAGGGTGGACCAAGTCAAGGCACAGTAATATTCCACTTTGGCTGCAGGGGGAAAGTGTTTTCACCACCATGaactttcagtgtgtgtgtgtgtgtgtgcgtgtgtgtgtgtgtgtgtgtgtgtgtttgtgtcggtgCTGACAGGCACATTCAGATTCCCCCGTGACCTTTGatagagagaaggaaagagggatGAGTCGGAGAAAGAAGGGAGCTTCAAAGGGAAAATGCTTTGCACTGCTTTTGCTTCAGCCACACCGTTTTGGCCACTTTACTCGACATGTCAGTATGTGATACCATGTGTTCAACTCCTTCCTTAAAAAGCACTATCACTGTAACTATACTGCTCACCCTGAACCTGCTAGCAACATAtggttgtaatgtaatgttttagaCCAAATCCAATAAGGGCTGGCACTGCAATTCAAGAAAATACATGCAACACAAGATGAAAGTGCAAACATGTCTCAGACATGCAGTCCTTCAAAGGATTCTAAGGTCATCTCTTTAGATGGGCAACAGTAAAACAGCAAATGGTTAGACAGCCCGGGGACTTTGTGGTTCATGTTCAGAATCTTAACCCAACGGCCACCCCAAAAATATTGAGATTAGGAGAGGCAGGTCGGACGAAGAAATAATTGTTTCTTATTGAGAGATGTTAAAGTCTTGACACAGTCTGTGGCGCTTGGACTCGACGGCGAGATTCCTAATTGAGGGGCAGCTGGCCTGATAAGGGCAGCAGGATAAATCCCCCCTGTGGAGCCGCACATGATGTGGATGATATGATACGGAGGCAGTGTTGACTGATGAGGCTGACAGAATATTGTCTTGTTGAAGCTGATGAATCTGCAACGGCTAGGTTGGAGATGGGAAGTGGTGGGTGTGCACAACATCGACCTGAACgtaataaagataaagatagaTAGTAATATAATAATGGTAAGTGCATTCATATAACAACATGGAGTTATTTACTTTGTAAAGATATAGCTGAGCAAAGAATGAATGATCTCACTCTGTCAGCGCTATGTTGAGCGATGTCCTGCTCAAGGGCAGATTGTCTGTGGGTGACTGAGCAATATCCCATCAGCTCCTTGCACTTCATTTCTCAGAGTTCAGTGTGTAACAGTTTCCCCCCGTCTATGCTATTGTTAAGTTGAGTTTCATTTTCAGATATTAAATAACaatcaaggcttttatataatgacaaaaaaatataaaagaatcaTCCATCTGTCAATGACAGATATTTAGCTCTTGAACTGTTGCTAAAACTAACACTTCTAGAAGTGAAACAAGTCTGTACATCTGTACAAATAATGAAGATAGAATTCAGTGTAGGTCAACAGCAAGAgttaaaaaaggagagaaaaatgttTACTTAATGGCAATTCAATTTGAATAGAATGCTAATAAATTATAGTGCGACTGCTTTCCCATAAACTGTTAGCTGTCGTATGAAGACATCCTCTAACACATCAGATGCAATATTATTCTGTCACAATCTTTCTTTAGCTTTTCTATTGTATGTTGAAAGGATCCGTCTCCCTTCATACTTGACATGAAACATTGATGGTTTTCTTCCTCACATATTTCACAGACagacaaatatttgaatgctCTCCATGTGATATCTGTTTCATTTCCTTCATTCACACCCTGCACCCCCTTAATCTGATGTAGGTGATAGGGCCAATAATAGATGTCCACACAGAGATTGAGTCCAGGACCttctttattattaaataacatGAGACAGTTTTGGCTTTTAAAACATTCTTACAAGTTAAATCTATATTGTGCAATTCAAAGTGTTTCTATTCATTGTAGGTTCACAGTGAACTTGTGAATTAGTGTGCAATGCATAATTATACTTAACGTGAACGCACGTGGGAAACAGGTCATGTGTGCGTGGCCGTAGCCAGTGATCCTTCTTAGAAGCCATGCATTACTCTTTTAACAAACGTATCGGCAGGGGGAAACAGTCTGAAAATAGCACAAGTGGCAGCTATCAGAACAACATCATACATATTATTACCAACAGTCAGTACTTATCTTTAACTTGTTATAGATGAACATACCGTACCACATTAATGCACCGGCTCACAATGACAGGTAAAGTCCTACTCCAAAACTATTATTCAAAGTTATTCACGTTCTTCTTTCTCAGCCATTTGATTGTTAAGAGGTTCTTCAAATTGTTGATAATACGTCAATAATTACCTGAAAGTGTTAGACACATTGTAGAATGACTGAATAATACCAATGAATGAATAGTAGTTTTTAATAAaagacataaaagaaaaaaagaataaacacaaTGGGTGACAGGAGACAGCGTTAAAGACCTTTTGTAGGCAGCGTCAGGTCGACACGTGGcacaggagaggagaaaggaaaggaagacttGGTGATGGAGCGGAAGAGAGTGGAGAACAGCACGGCGCGCACGTTCAGAGGGCGAGGCCAAGATGAGATGAATCATTTAAGGAAATAAGACAGCTGAAAACTATGACTGAACGCTGATGATTGAGTCCCAGTGAAGAGCATGAGACACAGATGAGAGACAAGACTGTTCTGTTTGAATTGAAAGAGCTGCAGGAGGTTTAATTCCCAAAGTAATTCAAGTCGACTACTCAGAGAGACAGAAGTGgaccaaaagagagagaaagaagcaggacaaaaaaaactttctcaTTTCCAGAAGCTGATTAGTGGCTGGAGGAAGAGTCCCACTGTTCCCAAAACACAAACTGTCACAAAAACCCACAGGAAGATCCTGTCGATGACCATGGCCACATACTTCCAGTCGTCTTCCACCTGAGGAAAGATAggacatatttgtgtgtgtataagttTATAtccagaatatatatataacatatccACGGCTTACAAATGCATATGCAATAGCACATTTTTCTCCCAAAAATGTTCCCAGCAACCTTTGCATAATGGCAATGGTGCAATGTGAAGTCACTGTGTAACCCTATAGCTGAATGGctgcaggatgtgtgtgtgtgtgtgtgtttttatgtgagTTTCTGCGTAAAAGAGGCTGTGAGATCCGGCACAGTTGGCCACCATGGCTACTGGTGGGCTGGTTTTGTATAGTGTGCGTACGTGCTTGTTGATAGTATAGAGTAGCTTTTGATCATTCAGGTGTGGACAATGAGATAATGGCTGCACTGACCATAATGCCATTGTTTGCTATTCTGCATGCATATCATAGAAATATCCCAGCTGTGTTACAAAAAGGTGGAGCTGAAGTAACAAAGGTATCAGGGCCATCCAGAGGGTGCAGGAGGCGCACACAAAGCCCTCCATCTGCAACTAACATGCAGCTTTCCTCTACCTTTATAGCTCAGGGTAAATGGCTTTAAACACCTTTTAGGCAGCATAGACTATTCACACTCTGCAAAGATAGACGGCATACGGCATTGCTTTGTTGTTGCatggttttgtttatttgtgttctgTGTACCTTGTGGGGACTTAATTTGTGCACACCAATCTGGGGACAAAACTCCCCATAAGGGGACCATATATTAGGATATTAAGTTAGATTTAAAGATCGGGGTTGGGTTCTTAATCTGACCATCTTCTGCTCACAAAATGGTCATTGGGAGGGCAGCGGCAGAGCTGAGTACAAATACATGGGTGTATTGTTAAGTTAATGTGTTGCAAAGATGTAATGTTATGGTGTGTACCACAATATTTTAGTCAGCTGCAACTTTGTGTCTTGAAACCGACTTGAAACATAACTTGTTATCACCCACAGTGTGCATTGAAGCAGCAAAGTAACACTGCATCCGGGTGCAACTGTGAGACACGACAACATAAtgagaaaatatatacaaattattatttttatctgcTCCCATTTCACACCACCGGCTACAATACAGGCTAAAATGTTGTTACACAAGCCATGGAAAGTGCGATCGCGCTAATGCGCCacacttttctgttttcatcacCTTTAAATCAAAATGTGACAACACTGACAATGTTGACTCAACTGACAGGATATATTACTGCACAATTAGTAGTAAGTATCATTGTTTCGTTATAAAGACAAcacaaaggttttcctgtgtaCCTCTTTGGCTTTGTTGCGAGTCCTCATGTTCTCTGCGATGTACCTCACGCTCTCTATGGCTTGCTTGATCTCTGGCGACACCACGGAGAAGGCAACCACAGCGTTGACAGGCGAAGGGACATTCAACGGCCGAGGCGCCTTGGGCAACTCTGACTCCTGAGGTCCCTGGGTTGGGGGGGCCTGTTgggagggatgaggaggaggaggaggaggaggaggaggggggggagggggaggtggcaGCATCGAGGGTGGGACAGGAGTCGGTACCTCTTTGCCTCTGTAGGGGCACCTCCGGTTCATGTCCCGGTTCCTCTCACCATACTCCACACAGTTCATGGAGCCCCCAGCTGAGGCAgccgcagctcctcctcctcctcctgccggcCCGGCCTCCAGTGGTGCGCACGCTACACCCCCAGTTATACCCCCAATGCTTACGCTTCCTGAGCCACTTCCTGTGCCACTGCCTCCTCCTATGCTGTTCTTTCTCTTCCTGATTCCCGCGCTCTTCCGTCCCCTTCCGGCCACTCCCGTCACACCGCCAGGGGAGGAGCAGCCCTGGTCGATTGGCCGCCTCATCAGCATCACCCTGGGCAGCACCCCAAGGAACACAGACCTCACCCACTCCGGCATAGTGTGAGTCATGGGGGTGCGGTAGTGCACGTTGAGCACGAAGACAGTGATGACGATGCTGAGGGTGACGAAAATCATGGTGAAGAGGAGGTACTCGCCGATCAGGGGGATGACGAGCGACGTCGACGGGATGGTCTCAGTTATGACCAGCAGGAACAcggtgagagagaggagcacggAGATACACAGGGTGACCTTCTCGCCGCAGTCAGACGGCAGGTAGAAGACCAGGACtgtgaggaaggagatgaggaggcagGGGATGATGAGGTTGATGGTGTAGAAGAGGGGCAGGCGGCGGATGTAGAAGGAGTAGGTGATGTCCGGGTAGATCTCTTCGCAGCAGTTGTACTTAATGTCATGTTTATATCCCGGTGCGTCAATGATCTCCCACTCTCCACTTTCCCAGAAGTCTTTCAGGTTCACCTGGTGAAATCAAATGAGGAGTGAATATTGTGATGAAAATATGtacgtttttgtg is part of the Pungitius pungitius chromosome 2, fPunPun2.1, whole genome shotgun sequence genome and encodes:
- the LOC119211603 gene encoding neuronal acetylcholine receptor subunit alpha-3-like, with translation MNFSVKVTDVLLLVLLAAHGCFSSKGEDRLFRRLFRRYNQFIRPVENVSDPVTVEFEVSMSQLVKVDEVNQIMETNLWLRHVWNDYKLKWAPVEYDGIEFIRVPSNKIWRPDIVLYNNAVGDFLVEDKTKALLRFDGTITWIPPAIFKSSCPMDITYFPFDYQNCSMKFGSWTYDKAKIDLVLIGSKVNLKDFWESGEWEIIDAPGYKHDIKYNCCEEIYPDITYSFYIRRLPLFYTINLIIPCLLISFLTVLVFYLPSDCGEKVTLCISVLLSLTVFLLVITETIPSTSLVIPLIGEYLLFTMIFVTLSIVITVFVLNVHYRTPMTHTMPEWVRSVFLGVLPRVMLMRRPIDQGCSSPGGVTGVAGRGRKSAGIRKRKNSIGGGSGTGSGSGSVSIGGITGGVACAPLEAGPAGGGGGAAAASAGGSMNCVEYGERNRDMNRRCPYRGKEVPTPVPPSMLPPPPPPPPPPPPPPPHPSQQAPPTQGPQESELPKAPRPLNVPSPVNAVVAFSVVSPEIKQAIESVRYIAENMRTRNKAKEVEDDWKYVAMVIDRIFLWVFVTVCVLGTVGLFLQPLISFWK